The genomic DNA CTGCCGATCTCGTCCGCGAGGCGGTCCACGTAGTCCATCAGCAGGGGCCTGGCCGCCTCGCGCCAGCCCACGGACACCGCCTTTTGCACTCCGCCCATGAAGGTGACGGCCACCGTCACCGCGAGCGCCATGAACACCAGCACCAGCCGGATGCGCAGCGAATACCCGACCGCGCGCCGCGCGCGGCGGTGCCAGGGGCAATCGTGCCCGTCTTCGGCCCCCTCGCCAGGGCGCGAACGCCGCCAGAACCTCATGGCGCCGCCCGCCGCAGGGCCAGCGAGTAGCCCGCGTTGCGCAAGGTCTTGATGCAGTCGAGCGGTTCCAGCTTCTTGCGCAGGCGGCTCACCACGATATCGACGGCGCGGGTGTACAGCTCGGCCTCGTGCCCGCGCAACTGGTTCAGGATGTCATCGCGGCTGAACACCTTGCCCGGTTCGCGTGCCAGCAGATGCAGCAGGTCGAATTCGGTGCCGGTCAGCTCGACGATGCCCCCTTGTCGCAGCACGCTGCGGCGCGCGGCATCAATGCTGAGGCCTTCAAACTCCAGCGTCCCCGAATCGCCGCCCTGCCCCGGCGCGCGGCTGCGGCGCAGCACGGTCTGCAGCCGGGCCACCAGCTCGCGCGGCTCGAAAGGCTTGGGCAGGTAGTCGTCGGCACCCAGCTCCAGGCCCACCACGCGGTCCATCACCTCACCCCTGGCCGTGAGCATCACGATGGGCAGGTCCCCCTGCTTGCGGATGGTGCGGCACAGCTCAAAGCCGTCCATCTCGGGCAGCATGACATCAAGGATGGCGGCATCAAAGCCGCCCGCCCCGAGCCGGGCCAGGCCTTCGCTGGGCTTGAGCGCATGGACCAGTTCCAGCTCGAAACGCTGGAAATAGATGGCAAGCGGCGGACCCAGTTGGGCGTCGTCGTCAATGAGCAGGATGCGGTGCATGCGCGATTCTTACATTGGCAGGCCGCTGCCGGCTACCGGCGGAGCAAGCAATGCGCGGTGCCGCCGGATGAGCTCCCGCAGGCGGTGCTGCGCAGGCAGGTGCAGCGCATCGAAGGCGTCCGCGGCCGCGAGCAGCGCAGGCAGGGCGGGCGCGGCGGCGGCGGGCTGGCGCGCCACGAGCCCGAGCGCATGCTCCCTGTCAAAGCGCGGCCCCCATACCAGCGACATCAACTCGTCATGGGGCTCGGGCATGCCTGCCAGCAGCACAGGGCCGTGCATGCGCACTTCCTGCGTCAAGTGGTGGATGGGATCCAGCATCGGTGACATGGAAAATGCTCCTGCCTCAGCCGCGCGCCATCCAGCCCCTGCGCCGCTGCATCAGCTCGCGCACCTTCTGCTGCTGGTCCGGATTCAGGCTGTCGTAGAAGTCCGCCAGCGCATTGATCACTTCAGGGCTGTTCGCCTGTACCGCGCGGGTCTTCTCCTCCAGCAGGCTCTGCGCGCGTGCACGGTCGAACTTGTCGCCCGCGACGATGGCCTGCACTTCCGCGCGCGGATCGGCTGTCTTGCCCAGGAAGGCCGTGCGCTGTGCCTCCATCCTGTCCGCCAGCACATTGAGCTTTTGCTTCTGCGCATCGTTCAGGTCCAGCTTGCCGCTGACCCGGTCGACCACCTTGGCGCGCACCTCCGCCATTTTCTCCGGGCTCATGGGCCCGTGGCGGTGGACTCCACTGGAACAGGCCGTCAGACCACCCACCATGATGGATGCGCCAAAGATTCCTACCAGCGTTCTCTTGATCCAGGGTTTCATGATCAGTCCTTTCGGGACGGTGTTGAACATGGCCCTGATGGTGCCGGCAGGTGCTTCGGGAGTGGTCTCGACGCAGTTTCGGTTTATTTCATTTTGTTTCGCGGGAGAAGGCGCTGGCAAAGGCCCAGGTCCTTTGGAGCGCTTCAAGCCGCGCCCGCAAGTGGGGTGCAGCAGCCAGATCGAGACAGGCGGAATCTCAGCGCAGGACGGCGGACAGCACCACCAGCCGGTTCGACAGCTCCACGGCGTCGGTGCGCATCTGGATGAGCGGAACCGTGCCCACGCTGCCCCCGCCATACCAGATGTTGAAGGCGGTCACGCCGGGGAACCCGTCGGCGTGGCCATAGGCCTCGATGGCCTCGTCAATTTCGGCATGCAGGGTGGGGGTGCCGACCAGGACCTTTCCGTCAAACACCCGGGCCAGGTACTGCGCGGCGCCCTCGGGCCGAATGTGCAATGTCAACACCCGCATGGTTTCTCGCTGCACGCACCCGGGGCGCACTCAGGCCTGTCGTCAACCCATCGCCTGGGGTTCGCGGTATTCCAGGTCTGCAAACTGTAATTCCCGCTCCATGCCATGGCTGTCTCCCCGCCAAGGCGCGAGATCGTCGGTTTGCTGGCGCTGGAGAACCCGCTCCATCGGCTGCCCCATTTGCAAGGCAGGCGCTTCTGGCCACGCTTCTAGATGATGGGAGGGGGGATCGAAAGAAAACATGCTGAACTCCTCGCACGGGCGCCGCACTGGCCCCGTGGTGATTGAGGCATGGGCCCGAACACACGCATGTCGGAACCCCGTGAAGACAGGTGTAGGACAACACTGACGTGGATGCGGGCGCCGCCCCGCCGGCAGGATCGCAAAGCCCTGGGCGCCGTCAGGCGGCCTTTGCCAGCAGCGGGGATTCCCCGATCCCCAGGGCATCGCCCTCGCCCGCTAGAAGGCCGATGCAGTCCAGGGCCGTCGGCGGATCGCAGGGCTCGGCATAGACGCGCAAGGCTATGTCTTGGGCGGCGGGAGAGAAATAGAGCCAGAGATTGTCCTTTTCCTTGTCATAGCAGGAAAAGAGCGCCCTGCCGGACCCCGGGGGGCACATCAGGAACTTCGACATGAACATCTGCTGAATGCGCAGCGTGGGCTCAAAGGCCTGATCATCATTGCCGAGTGCCAATTTGTACCAACTGCTCATATGCGCCTTTCACCTGGCCGTGCCAGTAAATACGGATGGCCCATCGTATTTACGCAGCGCGGCCGCGGCACTTCTGGTGCGGCGCATCAATTTGTAGGACAGCGACTCCGAGCGGGGTTTACGGGCATGAGGCCGGATACGTGGCACGGCCCATCAGTCGTATGAAGCCTCCAGATCGGTGTGCGCCTCCGGGCGGGGCGCCCTCACGCGGGATCGATAGGCTCTGAGCGTCGCGCAACCCAGGCCGGTGATGTACAGCACCTGCGCCTTCTGCTGTGGCGAATCGACGGGCGGGAGCTGCACTTCCACCATACCGGCCGCACGCAACACGCGCAGCTTGTCGATGTTGACCACGTCCGATTCAATCAGGGGAAGCGCATCGCGCTCCAGCTCCCTTAGATACTCCATTGGCATGGCGGCCTCCGGCGTGAATGAAGGAATATTGTGCGGCGCGAGCCCCCCGGGTTCAAGGATTGATACACGAAGCTACAACCTTGCGGGCCCGGCAGCCAGGGGCCCCAAATGAAGCACCAGCGCGGCTGGGCGCCCCACTGGCAGCCGCGTAAACCCCTGCCGATATTGTTGCCATTCAGATTTTTGTAACAAATCCCGCACCATCCATACCGGTCTTACCGTAGGAAACCGCCTACGCGGTCCTTCGCTGCTGTCGCACCCCGGCCTGGAGTACGCACACCTAGCATCCTGGCTTCATCAAAGGGGATGGCCATGCCAATCGTCGTGATTTTCTTCGGGATCCAGCTGATCGCCGTGGCGCTGGCCGCCGCGATCGTGGGCATCTGAGCCCCACCCGCGCCTGCTGGCGGCTCCAGCACCGCTGACCCCGAGCCTTTTTGAGGCTCTGACCCTGGCAAGGGTCGCTGCCCCATCCAAACCGGACTTATTTCACGGTTGCGCCGCACACGGGCGGGCGGGCGGCCAGAATCGGACCTAGGATGCACCTACCGTCAAATCCCTGGCGGTTTCGCCCCTCCCTGTGCGAGTGATGCAATGATTTAGCCCGCCCCGTGCGGGCTATTTTTTTCAGCCCGCTTCCAGCTCCTGCAGCTGCCTCCACATCACCTTGCCGCTGCCGCTCTTGGGCAGTGCATTCACGAACTGCACGATGCGCGGCACCTTGTACACCGCCATGTTCTCGCGGCACCAGTCGATGATCTGCTGTTCGGTGGTGTCCTTGTGCGATGCGCGCAGCACCACCACGGCCTTCACGGTCTCGCCCCGGTAGCTGTCCTTGGCGGAGATGATGCAGGCCTCCTGGATGGCGGGGTGGCGGAACATCAGCGCCTCGACCTCCGCCGGCCAGACCTTGAAGCCGCTCGCGTTGATCATGCGCTTCAAGCGGTCGGTCAGGAAGAAGTAGCCGTCCTCGTCCATGCGGCCCAGGTCGCCCGAGCGGAAGAAGCGCTTGCCCTCGAACTCGATGAAGGCCGAGGCGGTGGCATCCGGGCGCTTCCAGTAGCCCTCGAACACCTCGGGGCCATGGATGATGATCTCGCCCTGTTCGCCGACGGGCACTTCCTGCAGCGTGTCGGGATCGACCACCCGCGCATCGGTGCTCATGAACGGGATGCCCAGGCACTGCTGCTTGGGGTGGTCGGGCGGGTTCGAGTGCGAGGGCGCGGCCGTTTCGGTGAGGCCGTAGCCCTCCGAGTAGCGCAGTCCGTACTGTTCGAGCAAACGCTGCGCCACGGCCTGCGGCATGGCCGCGCCGCCGCCGCCAATGTAGACCAGGCTGGAGAGGTCGTAGCTTGCGAAGTTCGGGCTGCCCAGCAGGTCGATGACCATGGTGGGGATGTTGGTCCAGTTGGTGACCTGGTAGCGCGAGATGAGGCGCCCGGCCAGGTCGCGCTCCCAGCGGGGCATGATGACCAGGGTGGCGGCGCAGTAGATGGCGGTGTGCATCACGCTCACCATGCCGGTGATGTGGAACATGGGCACCACGGCCAGCGTCACGTTGTCCACCGAACCCGTGCCCCACAGGGCGCCAGCCGCCGCGTTGTGCATGATGCTGCGGTGCAGGTGCATGCAGCCCTTGGGCAGGCCCGTGGTGCCGCTGGTGTAGGGCAGCAGCGCCAGGTCGTCTGGCCCGACCACCAGCTCCGGGGGGGCCTCCGCGCAGGCCAGGGCGTCCGTCCAGGCATGGGCCTGGCCGCCCTCCAGGGCAGGCAGCGGGTGGCGCGTGCCCAGCCACTCCCGCCAGGCCTCGGGCGGCGCATCCGTGCCCGTCACCTGCGCATCGAACGCATCCGTGAATTGCGTCACCACCAGGTGTGCCAGGCGTTCGCCCGCTGGCAGCGCGTTGCTTGCCTTGGCCATCTCCGGAGCCAGGTCGCCCGTGGTGAAGGCCACCCGGGTGTCGGGATCGGTGATGTAGTGCTTGAGTTCTTCCGCCCGGTTCATCGGGTTGACCGGCACCACCACCGCATTGGCACGCAGGATGGCGAAGTGCGCCATCACCAGTTGCGGGCAGTTCTGCATGCACAGCACCACGCGGTCGCCACGCTGCACCCCCAGGGCCACCAGTTTCGCCGCCAGGCGCTCGGCGCCTTCGAGCAGGGCGCGGTAGCTCAGCGAAGCACCAAAGAACACCAGGGCCGTCTTGTCCGGATACCGGCGGGCACTGATGGCCAGGTTGTCCCACAGCGAGGTGGACGGCAGGGTGATGGAGCGGGGCAGACGCTGGGGCCAGAACTTGTAGTGAGGGCGCATGGGTGATTCGGTTCCTTTGAACCCGCAGCCTAGAGGCCCTGCACCCGCGTGGCATTGGGGATGCCACTGATGCCGGGTCGCGCATGTGACGCCGAGGCGCCGCACCGCACCGGCAGCGGACACGCAGCGGGGGCAGCTGAGGCAGCTGGGGATGAGGAGGTCTCGGATACCATCCTTGCGAAGCCGCTTTGTTTCCCTTCCAGCAACGACGAGTTGACGCATGCTCACCGCCACTTACTACGCCCTGATGCTCCTGGTCGGATACGCCTGGTACAGGTATGGACAGAAACTGCTCGACAAGGGCCTGCGCGACGAGAACGATGAGTTCACCAAGCCGCCTGTCGGGCCCGTCGGTTTTTTGCTCATCGGCGGTGTGGCGTGTTATCTGTTGTTCGAGGCCCTGCGCGCCCTGGTGCTGGGCAAGATTCCGTGCGTCGGGAAAGGCTGCGCAGGCCAGATCTACACCTTGGCAGAGCATTCCGGCCAGTACTGGGCCAACCTGTTTTTTGTGGTGTGGATGGTGCTGGCCCTGGGCTACACGATGTACGTGGCCCTCAAGATCTGGTTCAGGGCATGAGGCCCTGCTCTCGCACCTGAAATGGCGGCAGGTGCCCGCCGGAACCGGTTCCACCGGCCCCGGCCGTCAGCTATTGACCTGCGCCCACAGCTTGTCCAGCCGCTTCACGCTCACCGGCTGGGGCGTGCGCAGCTCCTGGGCGAAGAAGCTCACGCGCAGCTCCTCCAGCAGCCAGCGCAGCTCTTGCATGCGCGCATCAACCTGCCCCTTGCGCTCGGCCACCAGGCGCCAGTAGCGCTGCTCTTGCGGGCGCAGCTCGGCCAGCTTGGCAGCGTCACGGGCGGGGTCGGCGCGGTATTTATCCAGGCGCAGCGTGATGGCCTTGAGGTAGCGGGCATAGTGCGCCAGCTGTGTCCACGGGGCGGCCGCAATGAAGTTCTTGGGCACCAGGCGCTGCAGCTGCTGCTGCGCGTCTTGCGTGGCCTCGGGGGCGTTCTTGGTGTCCTTGATCTTGCGGGCGGCGGCCGCGTATTCGGTGAGGATGGTGGCGGCCAGGCGCGCCACTTCGTTGGCGATCAGCGTGAGGCGGCCCCGGCCTTCCTCCACGCGGCGCTTGAAGGCGAACTCGTCGGTGGGCAGCGGGTCGAGCAGAAAGGCCCGGTCCAACGCCACGTCGATGATCTGGGAGCGCAGCTCTTCCTGCGTACCCAGCGGCATGTAGGCCACCGCCATCTTCTGCAGGTCGGGAATGTTCTTTTCCAGGTACTTGAGCGCGTCCTTGATCTGCAGAGCGAACAGACGGCGCAGGCCCGCGCGGTGTTTGGCCGCTGCCACCTCGGGCTCGTCAAACACTTCGATGGTCACGGCGTCACCGCCATCGATGAGCGCTGGGAAGCCGATCAGCGTCTGGCCCGCCTTCTTGATCTCCATCAGCTCGGGCAGCTCGCCGAACGTCCAGGTGGCGTAGCGCTGGCCTGCGGGGGCAGACGGCGTGGCGCTGGCGGGTTTCGCAGGCTGGGCGGGCCGCGCGGCACCTCTTACTCCTGATTTAATAGCTGCTTGCGCTTTACCATCAAGCGCTGGAGGCATATTTGAATCAGATTTCGCACCCTCTGCCGCCGCGCCGCCGAGCTTGAGTCCCGCCAGCGCCTGGAATGCCCCGCGCGCCTTGGCGCCCCACTCCGCTTTCAGCGCACCCAGGTTGCGGCCATGGCCCAGCTGGCGCCCGTGCTCGTCCACCACGCGGAAGTTCATGAACAGGTGCGGACTGAGCATGTCGAGCTTGAAGTCGGCGCGCTTCACATCGAGCGAGGTCTCGTCGCGCACCTGCTTGAGCAGCACATCGGTCAGGCTGCCGGTGCCAAAACGTTCGGGCGTGCCCAGCAGCTCGGCCAGGCGGGTAGCGGACTCGGGCAGTGGCACGAAGCGGCTGCGTGGGCGCTGCGGCAGGCTTTTGAGCAGCGCCTGGATCTTGTCCTTGAGCATGCCGGGCACCAGCCATTCGCAGCGCTCGTCGCTCACCTGGTTGAGCACGAAGAGCGGGATGGTCACGGTGATGCCGTCGCGCGCATCGCCGGGCTCGTGCAGGTAGCTGGCGGCGCAGTCCACGCCGCCCAGGCGCACGGTCTTGGGAAACGCGTTGCTGGTGATGCCGGCCGCCTCGTGGCGCATGAGCTCTTCGCGCGTGAGCTTGAGCAGATCGGGCTGCTGGCGGGAGGCCTCGCGGTACCAGGCCTCGAAGCCATGGCCGCTGCACACGTCGGGTGGCAGCTGCTGGTCGTAGAAGGCATAGATCAGCTCGTCGTCCACCAGCACGTCCTGGCGGCGCGACTTGTGTTCCAGCTCCTCCACCTTGGCGATGAGCTTCTGGTTGGCGGCCAGGAAGGGCAGCTTGCTCTCCCAGTTGCCCCCCACCAGGGCCTCGCGGATGAAGATCTCGCGCGCGGCGTGCGGGTCGATCTTGCCGAAGTTGATGCGCCGGCCGTTGTAGACCACCAGGCCGTAGAGCGTGGCCCGTTCGAGCGCCGTGACCTCGGCCGACTTCTTCTCCCAGTGCGGGTCGAGCAGCTGCTTGCGCAGCAGGTGACCACCTACCTGCTCGATCCACTGCGGCTCGATGGCGGCGATGCCCCGCCCGAACAGGCGTGTGGTCTCCACCAGCTCGGCCGCCACGATCCAGCGGCCGGGCTTCTTGTTCAAGTGGGCGCCCGGGTGCTTGTAGAACTTGATGCCGCGCGCGCCCAGGTACCAGTCTTCCTCTTCGCTGCGCGCGCCGATGTTGCCCAGCAGCCCGGCGAGCATGGACAGGTGCAGCTGCTCGTAGCTGGCGGGCTGCGTGTTGATGGGCCACTTGTGCTCGGCGACCACGGTGAGCAGCTGCGTATGGATGTCGCGCCACTCGCGCAGGCGGCGGATGCTGATGAAGTTCTGGCGCAGCAACTGCTCGTACTGGCGGTTGCTCAGCTTGTGGGTGGGCGCCGGTGCGGTGGCACTGGCCACCGCGGGCGCGGGTGCCGCCGCGGCCACCAGCCGCTGGGCCACGGGCAGGTGGGCCTGCGACGGTGCGCGCTGGTGGGCCATGGCCTTCTGCGCGCGGGCAGAAGGCAGCGTGGGCGCCCCGCCCCGTGCCTCGTTGATCCACTTCCACAGCTTGAGGTAGCCGCTGAACTCGCTTTTCTCGTCGTCGAACTTGGCGTGCGCCTGGTCGGCCTGCTGCTGGGCTTCCATGGGCCGGTCGCGCACGTCCTGCACGCTCAGCGCGCTGGCGATCACCAGCACCTCATCGAGCGCCTTGCGGTCGCGCGCCTCCAGGATCATGCGGCCCACGCGCGGGTCGAGCGGCAGGCGTGACAGCTCCACGCCCATGGGCGTGAGTTCGTTGGCCTCGTCCACCGCGCCGAGTTCGCCCAGCAGCTGGTAGCCGTCTGCAATGGCGCGGCCCGAGGGTGCTTCGATGAACGGGAACTGCACCACGTCGCCCAGGTGCAGCGACTTCATGCGCAGGATGACGCCGGCCAGCGATGACCGCAAGATTTCGGGGTCGGTGAAGCGCGGGCGGGCGTTGAAGTCCGCCTCGTCGTACAGGCGGATGCAGATGCCGTTGGCCACCCGGCCGCAGCGGCCCGCGCGCTGGTTGGCGGCCGCCTGGCTGATGGGCTCGACCAGCAGCTGCTCCACCTTGCTACGGAAAGAATAGCGTTTCACGCGCGCCGTGCCTGCGTCGATCACGTAGCGGATGCCCGGCACCGTGAGCGAGGTCTCGGCCACGTTGGTCGCCAGCACCAGGCGGCGGCCCGTGTGGCCGTCGAAGATGCGGTCCTGCTCGGCCTGCGACAGGCGGGCGAACAGCGGCAGCACCTCGGCATTGCGCATCACCGGCTGGTGGGCCAGGTGCTTGCGCAGGTGGTCGGCGGCCTCGCGGATCTCGCGCTCGCCGGGCAGAAAGATCAGGATGTCACCGGCCGCATTGCCCTGCCAGAGTTCATCCACGCCATCGGCGATGGCTTCGTTGAGGCCGTAGTCGCGCGTGTCCTCGAACGGCCGCCAGCGCTGCTCCACCGGAAAGGTGCGGCCGGAGACATAAATGATCGGCGCCGGCCCCTTGGCCGACTCGAAGTGCTTGGCAAACCGGTCGGCATCAATGGTCGCCGAGGTCACCACCACCTTGAGGTCGGGCCGGCGCGGCAGGATCTGGCGGATGTAGCCCAGCAGGAAGTCGATGTTCAGGCTGCGCTCGTGCGCCTCGTCGATGATGATGGTGTCGTAGGCCTTGAGCAGCGGGTCGGTCTGCGTCTCGGCCAGCAGGATGCCGTCCGTCATCAGCTTGACCGAGGCGTCGCGCGAGAGCCGGTCCTGGAAGCGCACCTTGAAACCCACCACGTCGCCCAGCGGCGTTTGCAGCTCTTCGGCGATGCGCTTGGCCACGCTGCTGGCCGCGATGCGGCGCGGCTGGGTGTGGCCGATCAACTGGCCCTTCTGGCCTGCGGGCGCATTGCACTTGCCCCGGCCCAGGGCCAGCGCGATCTTGGGCAGCTGCGTGGTCTTGCCCGAGCCGGTTTCGCCGCAGACGATGACGACCTGGTGCTTCTCGATGGCCTCCATGATCTCGTCGCGCTTGCCAGATACGGGCAACGATTCGGGAAAGGTGATGCGCAGCGGCGCGGTTCGCGGGGCGGATCGGGGGGGAGTGGGAGGCGCGGATTCGGTCATGAAGCCACGCATTATCCGAGGCGGGCGTTGGCCCCGTGCAACACAGGCCATGCGCGCGGCCAAACGGAGCACCCCGCGCTCCCTCCCTTGCGCGGTCTTTTGTCAAACGCCACTTTTTGGTGCCGGGGATTTCAGTATGTAATACCCCGGTTCCGCCCCGAAGATGTCTGCGTGGCGGGTGCCCTCCGGAATGACCGCATGCTCCCGCAGACATCTGCCCCGAATTTTTCCGCCCGCGACAGCGCCACCCCACCGCCCTCCTCGCGCCGCGATTGGCTCGCATGGGCCGGCACCGCAGCCCTGGCCCCCCTGCTGCCGGCCTGCGGGGGCACCGGCAACCCCGGCCCCGCGATGTCGGCCACCATGGCCTGGGGCCGCAACGAAATACGCCAGGCCATGCTGCGCAGTGATGCGCGGGCCGCCTCCGTCGCGCTGCTGCACGGCGACCGCCTCGTCTGGCAAGAGGCGTTCGGGGTGCTGGACGACACGTCCGCCATCCCGGCAACGCCCGACACGCGCTTCAATGTCGGCTCCGTCAGCAAGGTGCTCGCGGCGCTGGCCGTCATGGTGCTGGTGGACCGCCAGCTCGTGCAGCTCGACGCCCCCGTGGTGCGCTATCTGCCCCGGTTCACGATGCTGTCGGAAGACTACCGCGACATCACCGTCCGCCACCTGCTGAGCCATGCCTCCGGGCTGCCGGGCACCCACGCGCACAACATGTTTTCCTTTGCGCCGCTGTCAGGCTATGCGGCGGGGCTGGAGGCGGCGCTGGCCGGCGTGCACCTCAAACATGCGCCCGGGGCGCTGGCGACCTACTGCAACGACGGCTTCACGCTGGTCGAGCGCATCGTGCTCGCGGTCACCGGGCAAGGCTACCCGGCATTCGTGCAATCGGTCCTCTTCAACCCGCTGGCCATGGCCCGCTCGGGCTACACGCTGCTGCCCCTGCCCGAAGGCAGCTTCGCCCATGGGTACATCCACAAGGTGCGCCAGGGCCAGGAGTTCGTGATGGGCTACGCCACCGGCGGGCTGTGCACCACGCCGGGCGACATGATGAAGCTCGCCGCGATGCTCCTGCAGGGCGGTGAATACGACGGCCGGCGCATCGTCTCGAAAGCCGCCGTGCTGGAAATGGGCCGCGACCAGGGCCAGGGCACGCACCTTCACCTCACGCCCGACTGGCACGCCGGCCTGGGGTGGGACAGCACGCGGCATCAGGGCCTGGGCGCCGCGGGCGTCCTCGCATGGCAAAAGAGCGGCAGCACGATGTTCTACGCCAGTGACTTCCACGTGCTGCCGCAGGCGGGCCTGGCCCTGCTGCTCACGGGCAGCGCCTCCAGCTTCAAGCCCGGGCCCATCGCCGAGGGCATTCTGCTGCGCGCGCTGCAGGAAACCGGCCAGCTCCCTGCGCTGCCGCCCAAGGTGTCCACCGCCGCCCCCGCGCTGGCCACCTCGTCGTCCAGCGCGGTCGATGCGGTGCTCGGCATCTATGGCCGTTCCTCGAAACCCCTGAAAGTCCTCTCGCCCGACAGCCAGCAGATCGACTTGTGGATCTGGTCCGCGCCGGCGAAGGACTGGGCACCGCTGTGCACGGGGCTTCGCCCGCGCAGCGACGGGTGGTGGTGGTCGGATGCCCAGCCCCGCACCCACTACCGCTGGGAGAAGGCCGACGGCCGCCGCTACCTGCTTTCGCGCGAGCCCGCCACGGCGGGACACTACTGGGTCACCATGCCCGTGGGCCAGCAGATGCCGCGCGCCGCCGCCGCGCTCCCTGCGCAGTGGATATCGCGGCTGGACAGCACCTGGCTGCTCGCGAACGAAGCGTCCGAATCCATTCCGCTGGCCCTGGGTGTGGGGGCGGCCGCCCTGCGCGAGCTGCCCGAGCTTCCCGGCTACCTCTTCTGGGACGACAGCCAGTTCCTGCTGCCCCTGTCGCCGGACCGCGCCGGCATGGCGGTGCAGGTGCCGCTCAACGACGGCCGCGATCTGGTGGAGCTGGTCGTGGAAACCCGCGACAAGGAGGAATGGATGCACGCCGCCGGCTGGGCCTACCGCCGGCAGGGCTGAGCGCCGGCCCGCCCGCCCCGCAACCACCGCGGCACACAGGCGCAGGGCACGGGCCGCCCGGCACTGTTCCTTTCACACGACAAATGCAGCCGTTCGCGGCCCCCTGCGCTTGCCAAGCCCCCGGGGCCTCGCCACAATTCGCGCTTCTTTCTTTCAGGCATGTGCCCGCCGCCACGGCAGCCCCTGAAAACACTGGAGGTCACCGCTATGTTTGTTCCCTTGTCCGCTCCCGCCTGACCACCGTCCACCGCCCCGGCTGGACTGTGTGCGCACGCACTGTCCAGCCTTGGCCCCCGGCGCCCCCACGCGCTCCGCAAGCCCTGGCTCCATTGCCGGGGTTTTTTGTTTGTGGAGTGCACATGAGTGCCAAAAAATTGTCCCGGGCCTATGCCCAGGGTGAGATCAAGAAGCTGCGCCGCATGAAGCAGCCCCTGGTCGTAGTTCTCGAGTCCTCGGGCCCGCCCCGAAATCCCGTGGCCACCGCACTGGCCCGGCGCAGCCTGTCGAGCGCGGCAGGCAAGCACATCCGAGCCCGCGGGGCCCAGCGCCGCGCGGACAACGTCGCCCTGCGCAAGGCGATCCAGACATCCCGCTTCACCGAAAGCGACTGATGCGACACAACGATTGAAAACCATGGACCTTTCCACCCTTTCCGAAGACACGCCACACAAGCGGCCCGCTCCGCCCATCGCGCAGCGGGAGCTGCTGGCCCAGCGCCAGCAGGCGCTGGCGCTGGCCGCAGCGCAGCTCAAGGCCGAGCTGTTTGGCATCGACGACGTGATCGACCGCGTGGTCGACGCCATCCGCGCCTGGTACGTGCTGCCCCAGCTCATCACCCGGCCCGTGATCGTGTGCCTGTGGGGCCTGACCGGCACGGGCAAGACGCAGCTCACGAGGCGCCTGGCGCAGCTGCTGGGCTTCTACGACCGCTTCGTGGAGGTGCAGATGGACGGCTTCAGCCACGGCGCGAGCTACCGCAGCTCGTCCATCTCGGGCATGCTCGCGGACTCCGGCATCCACGAGGGCGCGCCGGGCATGCTGGTGCTGGACGAGTTCCAGCGCTTTCGCACGGTGGACACCAAAGGCGCCGACGTGAAGGTGGAGCG from Acidovorax sp. A79 includes the following:
- a CDS encoding response regulator transcription factor codes for the protein MHRILLIDDDAQLGPPLAIYFQRFELELVHALKPSEGLARLGAGGFDAAILDVMLPEMDGFELCRTIRKQGDLPIVMLTARGEVMDRVVGLELGADDYLPKPFEPRELVARLQTVLRRSRAPGQGGDSGTLEFEGLSIDAARRSVLRQGGIVELTGTEFDLLHLLAREPGKVFSRDDILNQLRGHEAELYTRAVDIVVSRLRKKLEPLDCIKTLRNAGYSLALRRAAP
- a CDS encoding long-chain fatty acid--CoA ligase — translated: MRPHYKFWPQRLPRSITLPSTSLWDNLAISARRYPDKTALVFFGASLSYRALLEGAERLAAKLVALGVQRGDRVVLCMQNCPQLVMAHFAILRANAVVVPVNPMNRAEELKHYITDPDTRVAFTTGDLAPEMAKASNALPAGERLAHLVVTQFTDAFDAQVTGTDAPPEAWREWLGTRHPLPALEGGQAHAWTDALACAEAPPELVVGPDDLALLPYTSGTTGLPKGCMHLHRSIMHNAAAGALWGTGSVDNVTLAVVPMFHITGMVSVMHTAIYCAATLVIMPRWERDLAGRLISRYQVTNWTNIPTMVIDLLGSPNFASYDLSSLVYIGGGGAAMPQAVAQRLLEQYGLRYSEGYGLTETAAPSHSNPPDHPKQQCLGIPFMSTDARVVDPDTLQEVPVGEQGEIIIHGPEVFEGYWKRPDATASAFIEFEGKRFFRSGDLGRMDEDGYFFLTDRLKRMINASGFKVWPAEVEALMFRHPAIQEACIISAKDSYRGETVKAVVVLRASHKDTTEQQIIDWCRENMAVYKVPRIVQFVNALPKSGSGKVMWRQLQELEAG
- the hrpA gene encoding ATP-dependent RNA helicase HrpA, with the protein product MTESAPPTPPRSAPRTAPLRITFPESLPVSGKRDEIMEAIEKHQVVIVCGETGSGKTTQLPKIALALGRGKCNAPAGQKGQLIGHTQPRRIAASSVAKRIAEELQTPLGDVVGFKVRFQDRLSRDASVKLMTDGILLAETQTDPLLKAYDTIIIDEAHERSLNIDFLLGYIRQILPRRPDLKVVVTSATIDADRFAKHFESAKGPAPIIYVSGRTFPVEQRWRPFEDTRDYGLNEAIADGVDELWQGNAAGDILIFLPGEREIREAADHLRKHLAHQPVMRNAEVLPLFARLSQAEQDRIFDGHTGRRLVLATNVAETSLTVPGIRYVIDAGTARVKRYSFRSKVEQLLVEPISQAAANQRAGRCGRVANGICIRLYDEADFNARPRFTDPEILRSSLAGVILRMKSLHLGDVVQFPFIEAPSGRAIADGYQLLGELGAVDEANELTPMGVELSRLPLDPRVGRMILEARDRKALDEVLVIASALSVQDVRDRPMEAQQQADQAHAKFDDEKSEFSGYLKLWKWINEARGGAPTLPSARAQKAMAHQRAPSQAHLPVAQRLVAAAAPAPAVASATAPAPTHKLSNRQYEQLLRQNFISIRRLREWRDIHTQLLTVVAEHKWPINTQPASYEQLHLSMLAGLLGNIGARSEEEDWYLGARGIKFYKHPGAHLNKKPGRWIVAAELVETTRLFGRGIAAIEPQWIEQVGGHLLRKQLLDPHWEKKSAEVTALERATLYGLVVYNGRRINFGKIDPHAAREIFIREALVGGNWESKLPFLAANQKLIAKVEELEHKSRRQDVLVDDELIYAFYDQQLPPDVCSGHGFEAWYREASRQQPDLLKLTREELMRHEAAGITSNAFPKTVRLGGVDCAASYLHEPGDARDGITVTIPLFVLNQVSDERCEWLVPGMLKDKIQALLKSLPQRPRSRFVPLPESATRLAELLGTPERFGTGSLTDVLLKQVRDETSLDVKRADFKLDMLSPHLFMNFRVVDEHGRQLGHGRNLGALKAEWGAKARGAFQALAGLKLGGAAAEGAKSDSNMPPALDGKAQAAIKSGVRGAARPAQPAKPASATPSAPAGQRYATWTFGELPELMEIKKAGQTLIGFPALIDGGDAVTIEVFDEPEVAAAKHRAGLRRLFALQIKDALKYLEKNIPDLQKMAVAYMPLGTQEELRSQIIDVALDRAFLLDPLPTDEFAFKRRVEEGRGRLTLIANEVARLAATILTEYAAAARKIKDTKNAPEATQDAQQQLQRLVPKNFIAAAPWTQLAHYARYLKAITLRLDKYRADPARDAAKLAELRPQEQRYWRLVAERKGQVDARMQELRWLLEELRVSFFAQELRTPQPVSVKRLDKLWAQVNS
- a CDS encoding Spy/CpxP family protein refolding chaperone; the encoded protein is MKPWIKRTLVGIFGASIMVGGLTACSSGVHRHGPMSPEKMAEVRAKVVDRVSGKLDLNDAQKQKLNVLADRMEAQRTAFLGKTADPRAEVQAIVAGDKFDRARAQSLLEEKTRAVQANSPEVINALADFYDSLNPDQQQKVRELMQRRRGWMARG